Proteins found in one Rhodobacteraceae bacterium D3-12 genomic segment:
- a CDS encoding histidine phosphatase family protein, with protein sequence MTGSELPATSFCLIRHGETTANAQSIIAGVTDVALTERGRTQARALAQLTWPDQLAIFTSPMARARETARLGFPGRDMQHHAGLRERDWGVYEGAPISDSPVREATPERGESWPGMLARVHRAICEICIQSGGRLPVLVCHSGVIRAARVLWTSGHVGERPANAMPILFLKTNDKLMEQSYENSGFDALRGV encoded by the coding sequence ATGACGGGGTCTGAACTGCCCGCGACGAGCTTTTGCTTGATCCGCCATGGCGAGACAACGGCCAATGCGCAGAGCATCATCGCTGGCGTAACCGACGTGGCGCTGACTGAGCGGGGCCGCACGCAGGCGCGGGCGCTGGCGCAATTGACTTGGCCGGATCAGCTTGCGATTTTCACCAGCCCGATGGCACGCGCAAGGGAGACCGCGCGCTTGGGGTTTCCGGGCCGCGATATGCAGCACCATGCAGGCTTGCGCGAGCGTGATTGGGGCGTTTATGAAGGCGCGCCGATCAGCGATAGCCCTGTAAGAGAGGCAACTCCGGAGCGCGGTGAAAGCTGGCCCGGAATGCTGGCGCGGGTGCATCGCGCCATCTGTGAAATCTGTATTCAGTCGGGTGGGCGGCTGCCTGTTTTGGTTTGCCATTCCGGCGTGATCCGCGCCGCGCGAGTGCTGTGGACAAGCGGGCATGTCGGCGAGCGGCCTGCGAATGCCATGCCGATCCTCTTTCTTAAAACCAACGATAAATTAATGGAGCAGAGTTATGAAAACAGCGGGTTCGACGCCCTGCGTGGTGTTTGA
- a CDS encoding RcnB family protein — translation MQNLTKQCATIFFLATAAVAVMPMTAMADRVMTKQDSHSHGHKAKVVKKQSHRHAVGHRFAKQDVIVVKDWQKRGLPRPDRDEVYVTNGGSIYLAAAATLLVKALIN, via the coding sequence ATGCAGAACCTGACAAAACAATGCGCAACCATTTTTTTCTTAGCTACCGCAGCAGTGGCTGTAATGCCAATGACGGCCATGGCGGACAGGGTAATGACAAAGCAAGACTCCCACAGCCACGGTCACAAGGCAAAGGTGGTGAAAAAGCAAAGCCATCGGCATGCAGTTGGTCACCGCTTCGCCAAACAGGACGTAATCGTTGTCAAAGATTGGCAAAAACGCGGGCTACCGCGCCCAGACCGCGACGAAGTTTACGTCACGAATGGAGGCAGTATTTACTTGGCGGCGGCTGCAACGCTTTTGGTAAAGGCTTTGATTAACTGA
- a CDS encoding ABC transporter ATP-binding protein codes for MADIDLSSVGKTFAGTPALADITTRFEDGEFIALLGPSGCGKTTLLRILAGFELPSSGRLSIGGREMANADTGAVIPPEERNIGFVFQSYALWPHMSVRRNVSYPLEIRRFSKAEITVQTDAALAATGLGAYADRMPSDLSGGQRQRVALARCLVSDPCAVLLDEPLANLDVALRASMQGVFTDFHKRTGATMVYVTHDQAEAMAMADRIVVMDKGRIQQFDTPQTLYERPKNRFVAEFVGRGTVVPVQEAEQVGAARQARVLGAQVVVHSDASAVPVSHVCLRPENLTISEVGDLRAKVARVTYMGGKYLLETVTGCGARLLAETRARFDEGAQLGLTITTPWAFSED; via the coding sequence ATGGCAGACATAGACCTGTCCTCGGTTGGCAAAACATTCGCGGGCACGCCCGCGCTTGCAGACATCACAACGCGGTTTGAGGATGGCGAGTTCATTGCCCTGCTTGGACCGTCAGGATGCGGCAAAACCACGTTGTTGCGGATTTTGGCGGGGTTCGAATTGCCAAGCAGCGGGCGGTTGAGCATCGGCGGGCGTGAAATGGCCAATGCCGACACCGGCGCGGTGATCCCGCCGGAGGAGCGTAACATTGGTTTTGTGTTTCAATCCTATGCTTTGTGGCCGCATATGTCGGTGCGGCGCAACGTGTCTTACCCCTTGGAAATCCGCCGGTTTTCCAAAGCCGAGATCACAGTGCAAACCGATGCGGCGCTGGCGGCGACCGGGCTTGGGGCCTATGCCGACCGCATGCCGTCGGATCTTTCTGGTGGGCAGAGACAGCGGGTGGCTTTGGCGCGTTGCCTTGTGTCTGATCCTTGCGCGGTATTGTTGGACGAGCCATTGGCCAACCTTGATGTGGCGCTGCGGGCGTCGATGCAGGGGGTGTTCACCGATTTCCACAAACGCACCGGCGCGACCATGGTCTATGTCACCCATGATCAGGCCGAAGCCATGGCGATGGCCGACCGGATCGTGGTGATGGACAAAGGGCGCATTCAGCAATTCGACACGCCCCAGACGCTCTATGAGCGGCCCAAGAACCGCTTTGTTGCAGAGTTTGTCGGGCGTGGCACCGTGGTGCCCGTGCAAGAGGCAGAACAGGTGGGCGCCGCGCGGCAGGCCCGCGTTTTGGGCGCGCAGGTGGTGGTGCACTCCGATGCCAGCGCCGTGCCGGTCAGCCATGTTTGTTTGCGGCCCGAAAACTTGACCATTTCCGAGGTCGGAGACCTGCGCGCCAAGGTGGCACGGGTCACCTATATGGGCGGAAAATACCTGTTGGAGACGGTGACCGGCTGTGGCGCGCGGCTTTTGGCGGAAACGCGGGCGCGGTTCGACGAGGGCGCACAATTGGGCCTGACGATTACAACCCCTTGGGCCTTTTCAGAGGATTAA
- a CDS encoding MBL fold metallo-hydrolase, producing MQSVRLLSGIGDKGPACIQLTANERIWLLDCGFGPEAHAQFDPAWLSGAEAVFITHDHIDHIGGASHAVEAGLVIYATAQTAKALPPAAKVRLLPEQGETVIDGVTLTTGRNGHAMGGVWMHFDLGEGFFYSGDWSEESDWFPLDMPPAAATAVLDCSYQLNDVPQSERLAALHALLDGLQGQVLLPVPPSGRAGEMALHLVRRYGHESVMLDPECQATLLSALKSTTLSPDAQEIAPLLQRGPMEQARFLVCDTPNADGGAAWGYVRAWHEGGRLGRDAHVVFTGHMTAHARGICAVPGGYFQRWNVHPPLRDQVKMLGRLGAKCFAPAFCAQPEDYLVEDLNVEIFLHDPVRL from the coding sequence ATGCAGAGCGTAAGATTACTTTCGGGCATCGGGGACAAGGGCCCCGCATGCATTCAGTTGACCGCGAACGAGCGGATCTGGCTGTTGGATTGCGGCTTTGGGCCGGAGGCGCATGCGCAGTTCGACCCCGCGTGGTTAAGCGGGGCGGAGGCGGTGTTTATCACCCATGACCACATCGACCATATCGGTGGCGCGTCACATGCGGTCGAGGCGGGGCTTGTGATCTATGCAACGGCCCAGACCGCCAAGGCGCTGCCGCCGGCGGCCAAGGTGCGCCTGCTGCCCGAGCAGGGCGAGACGGTGATCGACGGCGTGACCCTCACCACCGGGCGCAACGGCCATGCGATGGGCGGCGTGTGGATGCATTTCGATCTGGGCGAGGGGTTCTTTTACTCTGGCGATTGGTCGGAAGAATCCGATTGGTTCCCGCTTGATATGCCGCCTGCGGCGGCGACGGCGGTTCTGGATTGTTCCTATCAATTGAATGACGTGCCGCAATCAGAGCGGCTTGCGGCGTTGCATGCGTTGCTGGACGGCTTGCAGGGGCAGGTGCTTTTGCCGGTGCCGCCCTCGGGGCGGGCGGGCGAGATGGCGCTGCATCTGGTGCGGCGGTACGGGCATGAGAGCGTCATGCTTGACCCGGAGTGTCAGGCGACATTGCTGAGCGCGTTGAAGAGCACGACCCTGAGCCCGGATGCGCAGGAGATTGCGCCGCTGTTGCAACGCGGCCCGATGGAGCAGGCACGGTTCCTTGTGTGTGACACGCCCAATGCGGATGGCGGTGCGGCGTGGGGCTATGTGCGGGCATGGCACGAAGGCGGGCGATTGGGGCGCGATGCGCATGTGGTGTTCACGGGCCATATGACGGCCCATGCGCGCGGAATTTGCGCTGTTCCTGGCGGGTATTTCCAACGCTGGAATGTGCATCCGCCATTGCGCGATCAGGTCAAGATGCTTGGTCGACTAGGGGCGAAATGCTTTGCTCCTGCGTTTTGTGCGCAGCCCGAAGATTACCTTGTCGAGGATCTGAACGTCGAGATTTTCCTGCATGATCCGGTGCGGCTATGA
- a CDS encoding polynucleotide kinase, whose product MKTAGSTPCVVFDVDGTLAEFDADRLGYLVHGKEKLWDEFHDAMASAALIEPIAQLMRRLKDSGETIVICSGRPKGWIAHTVAWLRKHELPFDGIYLRADDQDEASDPDVKRRALEEMKADGFAPWLVVDDRSSVVQAWRDEGLVCLQCAPGDF is encoded by the coding sequence ATGAAAACAGCGGGTTCGACGCCCTGCGTGGTGTTTGATGTTGATGGCACATTGGCCGAGTTCGATGCGGATCGGCTTGGGTATCTGGTGCACGGCAAGGAAAAGCTGTGGGATGAATTCCATGACGCCATGGCAAGCGCGGCTTTGATTGAGCCGATCGCACAGTTGATGCGTCGTTTAAAGGACAGCGGCGAAACGATTGTGATTTGCTCCGGGCGCCCCAAGGGCTGGATCGCGCACACGGTTGCGTGGCTGCGCAAACATGAACTGCCGTTTGACGGAATCTACCTGCGCGCCGACGATCAGGACGAGGCCAGCGACCCGGACGTGAAGCGCCGCGCCTTGGAGGAGATGAAGGCCGATGGCTTTGCGCCATGGCTGGTGGTGGATGACCGCAGTTCAGTCGTGCAGGCATGGCGTGACGAAGGGCTTGTTTGCCTGCAATGCGCGCCGGGAGATTTTTGA
- a CDS encoding iron ABC transporter permease, whose translation MRSSTKMGGSRSEDRLLSVILVLAICLTLAPVLRLFVEGVTDQGALSFEVMQEVLAQPSTLSALRHSLITAGLGTVVSLILGAAFAFLVALTDLRAKAALVFCLMIPMMIPPQITALSWTQIMGPSSVLLKTLGIAPPLGAPQPLYSAEGIILLLGIQHMSIIFLTLRAGLRAIPQEAVEAARISGARGLRTWWQVVMPLTLPSLAAGTAITFVTALGNFGIPAMLGIPAGYATLPTLVYQKLAGMGPSVLGEVSVLAMLIGAVAVAGILLQRFFQSRQKLHLVGSTSRPLAIPLGRARLPVEILLWAVVFSILVLPMFGLLATSLVPAYGVALGLDTVTIASWHEVLLRQPATTRAFVNSFGLAAGASVVLMLICLPLAWLMERRNTRLARIFDSLLDLPYALPGVVLSIAMILLLIKLPFTDVTLYGTIWIIFLAYLARFFAVMFRPVQASLKQLDPAMGEAAQSVGASLYRRMRDVILPLSAPAAAAGAILVFLTAFNELTVSALLWSSGTETLGVVIFNLDDSGEAGMASALAMTIVLVVMALMALIQLFSRRLPKGVVPWQT comes from the coding sequence ATGCGATCGTCGACAAAAATGGGAGGCAGCCGGTCCGAGGATCGGCTGCTCTCGGTTATTCTGGTCCTTGCGATTTGCCTGACGCTGGCGCCTGTGTTGCGGCTGTTTGTTGAAGGCGTCACGGATCAGGGCGCGTTGAGCTTTGAGGTGATGCAAGAGGTTCTGGCGCAGCCGTCGACGCTGAGCGCGTTGCGGCATTCCTTGATCACTGCAGGGCTGGGCACGGTTGTGTCGCTGATCCTTGGGGCGGCGTTTGCGTTTCTGGTGGCACTGACGGATTTGCGGGCCAAGGCGGCTTTGGTCTTTTGCCTGATGATCCCGATGATGATCCCGCCGCAGATTACCGCGCTGTCATGGACACAGATCATGGGGCCTTCGTCGGTTTTGCTCAAGACATTGGGCATTGCGCCACCGCTTGGGGCGCCGCAGCCGCTTTATTCGGCTGAGGGCATTATCCTGTTGTTGGGTATTCAGCATATGTCGATCATTTTCCTGACCCTGCGGGCGGGTTTGCGTGCGATCCCGCAAGAGGCGGTCGAGGCGGCGCGGATCAGCGGGGCGAGGGGCCTGCGCACGTGGTGGCAGGTGGTGATGCCGCTGACGCTTCCCAGTTTGGCGGCGGGCACAGCGATTACATTTGTGACTGCGCTGGGCAATTTTGGGATTCCGGCGATGCTGGGCATTCCGGCGGGCTATGCCACGCTGCCGACGCTTGTGTATCAAAAGCTGGCCGGGATGGGGCCGAGCGTTTTGGGCGAGGTTTCGGTTCTGGCGATGCTGATCGGGGCGGTGGCCGTGGCGGGCATTCTGTTGCAGCGGTTCTTTCAAAGCCGACAGAAGCTGCATCTGGTTGGCTCCACCTCGCGGCCATTGGCGATCCCGCTTGGGCGGGCGCGATTGCCGGTTGAGATATTGCTGTGGGCGGTGGTTTTCAGCATCCTCGTTTTGCCGATGTTTGGCCTTTTGGCGACCTCTCTGGTGCCGGCATACGGTGTCGCGCTGGGCTTGGACACGGTGACGATTGCCTCGTGGCACGAAGTGTTGTTGCGTCAGCCGGCGACGACGCGGGCGTTTGTCAATTCGTTCGGATTGGCGGCCGGGGCGTCGGTTGTGCTGATGCTGATTTGCTTGCCACTGGCGTGGTTGATGGAGCGGCGCAACACGCGGTTGGCGCGCATCTTCGACAGCCTGCTTGATCTGCCCTATGCGCTGCCCGGTGTTGTCTTGTCGATTGCGATGATCCTGTTGCTGATCAAGCTGCCGTTCACCGACGTCACGCTTTATGGCACGATCTGGATCATTTTTCTGGCGTATCTTGCGCGGTTTTTCGCGGTGATGTTCCGCCCGGTGCAGGCGAGCCTGAAACAGCTGGACCCGGCGATGGGCGAGGCGGCGCAATCTGTTGGAGCCTCGCTTTACCGGCGGATGCGGGATGTGATCCTGCCGCTGTCTGCGCCTGCGGCGGCGGCGGGGGCGATCCTTGTCTTTCTGACCGCATTCAACGAACTCACGGTGTCCGCGCTGCTCTGGTCTTCGGGGACCGAGACCCTTGGCGTGGTTATCTTCAATCTCGACGACAGCGGTGAAGCCGGCATGGCGAGCGCGCTTGCCATGACCATCGTGTTGGTGGTCATGGCGCTTATGGCGTTGATCCAGCTGTTTTCGCGCCGTTTACCCAAAGGAGTTGTCCCATGGCAGACATAG